cggtataacgccctgacaggtttctgccatgagccgtatgagatcaccgtggaaccgcagagcagggctccttacttgcttcacgcagggcctgtcattcattcacacaagcacacagtagagttagtaaagcacagcagaaaacgtgttcgctaaaagaacaaagaactaaagctccaagcatccttaccttgtcctgaaggatcctggatgagcccccaagatgaaaggttgttgttgaatcacgcgaagacaccgggattcttggcccctggaggagaagaattcaatccagggcccagagacgaggcttgatcgctcagagcttttgtgtaataaagttttattaaagtataaaggagatagagaaatcttctgacataggcatcagaagggggcagaaagagcacctgcttgctagtgttaacaatgaagttatatactccaaagaatgtctggaggttgtaaagacctcccataatttacattttaagataacagaattagccagaaggtttaatccagagactgtcctcaggcaggatgccttattgttatataatcctaaggaatgtagaaaaagaaaaaaaagtttgtcctttcttcctccttgagaatcccagacccctctcttcttggggacccctagactccttatcaacctgcctaggaaatgactctctcactagTACTTGGCTGGGGTATCAAGTTGTGAGAGTCACTGCACTCAGTGAGTACTTTCTAACCATCGTAAGTCATGCTTACATGCCGTGAAAATCCACCTGTCCTGGGACAGGCTTCTTTATGTGTTCTGCTGGATAGTATTGCTGGGTTATAACTAAGGGAAAATACAACTTACTCTTGGCACCCAAGGGGAATCAACCGCTTCTTACTTGGTAGGCCCTGATCATGTCCAGTTTTTATCTGTGCTATCCATGTGGTCTCGCCTCTGTTTCTTATTCTTCACAAGAATCTATATTTGCTCAAAATTTAAACTAATTTAGTCATCTTCCTCAGCAGAGGTTTTTCACTGTTCCTCCTCCAGTTTtccttttacatatatatgtatttaatttatatttggaaGCATCCTCCTCTTTTAAGTAAGAATATAGGTAAGCTCAGTCTAATTCTGTACTCCAATGAAGTAATTAGGTATAGCCATGTAGTGTTTAATGATACAGTGTTTGTAATGATCAATGACACTTGGGCCCTTAATTCAGGATTACATAGCAGAAAGTATTTTGTGAATATCTGAAAGTGGATTTTATTTTGtgagaaagaaagtaaaatactTTTCAAAACATTGAACTAACATAATTTAAGATTATTGAGTGCActaccctgggttgggaagatccctggagaaggaaatggcagcccactccagtgttcttgcctgggaaatcccatggacagagaagcctggcaggctgcagtccctggggtcacagggaCTATGACCCTGGTAGTTAACACAGGGTGGTTAACACAGGGTGGTTAACACAGGGTGTTTTCTATGGTGGTTAACACACACCATAGAAAACCCTTTGTAATACTATTTGTATAACTAAAGACAGTCTAGTATGTTTTTGAAAATTACTGAACAACAGTTTTTTTGGTCACTAGTATCGCTGCAAGATGTAGTTTTGCAGGTGTGACCATAAAGAGTATCTTTTAATCTGCTTTTTTAAAGCTCCcaacaaattttaaagattagtttttgatcacaaattattttatttgtaaaggatgaagaaacactgtATGTTCCTAGGAATAGTGATATGGTTCATTATCTAATTTAACACAAACACAGGTTCATTCTCTGAATTAAATTCTTGGGAGAGTCTCTTAAACAATGCCTTGGTATAATATTGAAAAACAATGCCAACTACCTTTTTGCCACGTTTCATGTTTTCAATagtgttatttaaaatatataattaccaGTAATAAGCTGGCTTGAACTAAGTACACGTTTTCtatggaaatttaaattttatctagTTAATAGAATACATCCTTAAACACTCTGAATGTTAAGTTGAAGTTCCTGGAGTTTGTGAAGTAAAATAATGGCCACTAATATCTATGTGCAGGTTGAGCTGGAAACTCAAGAATCTTCAGGAATAAAGGTTAATTAGCTTGTATAATAGCTATTAACATGTAATAATTAGGATTTGGATTATGAATataagaacagatgcttttgtaTGAATGAGAGAGCtgcttttttcttgttgttaatTAATTAttgttttggctgcgctgggtcttagttgtggccttctggatctttcattgcaatgcccgggcttctctctagttgtggcccagGGACTCAAGAGCGCATAGGTTCAGTAGCAGCATCAACCAGagacaggtgggatcttagttcctggaccaaggGACAGAATTCATGGCCGCTGCATTGTGAGTGGGAAGTCACTGAGAGAGTTAGTTTAATAACAAATTTGTATGACTACGTGACTGGTTCTTTgggaataaaaaggagagaaaaatctaaaattgttttttatgATTAGATGTACAgttaaagaatgaaagaagactgtggttataaatattttcagaaaatagaataaGGAAATGGATAAGGACACTGGCAACAATGTATTTATGTCTCGCACAGCTGAGAACTTACATGTGCACATACCTTTGTATCCAAAGgtacatatataataattataacaatGCAATATGATAAATGATATTGTAGAACTGTGTTTAGAAAGTGCTAAGAGTTTCTCAGCTCAGAATACTGAGGAGTGTGTGTAGCAATAaacatctagaaaaatggtatagatgatcctatttgcaaagcaaaaaaaaaaaataagacacagctgcagagaacaaatgtatgaataCAGAGGGAAAAGTAGGGTGAgaggaactgggagactggggttgacaCACTAtcaatactatgtataaaattgataactaatgagaacatacacTACTTAACTGCACTGTGGTGAACTGAATGGGTAGGAAGTCCAAAAAGCAGGGCATATATGTCATGTAAGGCTGATTCATTTTCTTGTaaggcagaaatgaacacaacattgtaaagcaactatactccaataaaaactaattaaaaagaaaagaaaaaataagtgagGACAATGAttaaggaggaagaaatggtCAGCAAGCTAAACATTACAAGGGATATACGGAAGGATCAAAACACATGGATATCTGATGAACAAAACAAACCAGAAATTGAGGCAGTCCTGAATCATACACAAAGATCACCTGTGAAAAGACATTAACTGAAGATCTGTTTAAAGAATGCCATTCTAATCAGCCCCACCACCattctctcccacccccactcaTCATGCAGACCAATTGGCAGCCAAGGGCATACCTGGAAGCCAAAAAATTAAACTGGTACTTCTCTCTAAGACAACAATCAAATTGACTCAGAAGATTAAGACTTCCCCTAGGGTGTTGGCACCCCTACATAAAGTGTTCCTCATTTACAGCAAGTCCATCTTAATGGTTAACTTTACACTAACAATGCCCACAtccaattttctcatttgtaggcTCCACTTAACTAACCAGCTTTCACAATTCAGCTACCGCTTTAGGGTAAAGATTGTAGGAAATCAGTCCTATCTCTACAAAAAGAGAGTAATAGTGTATAGACTTAAAATTACAAAAGTTATATTGGTGTCATAATATTTAAATTCATAGACAATCAGTACAATCTTTTGAAAAGACATTCCAGTAAATGTTGCAGCAGGGACAATACTTGCCCAGTGGAAGGGATGGTGAAGTAACACAGTGAGACATAATAGATACTCATATTTCTGGCTGGACTCGAAATATCTAAAATGTTGAGGGGCccactttaagaaaaaaaggataCACAGTGATGAATAAAGAGCGGCTGGGTCCTTGAACTGGACTTAAGCTTCAGTTAAATTGTCCTCTAGGTAGGGATGAAGAAACAAAGTGCAGTGAGAATAAAGGGCTTTAAAAATGTCCTGCTTCTTTGCTTGAAACAGTTTTTGGGATGGAGATGCACTAGAGAAGCCAGAGACATTTAGACCAGTTGGtgatggagttggtgatggacagggaggcctggcgtgctgcgattcatggggttgcaaagagtcggacgcgactgagcaactgatctgatctgatctgaatcctaTGTAAAATAGTTCCATTTTCCTCTAACACAACAAGCTGGTCTTGGCTCACTCTCACACTGATAGACATATATCAAGAcatctatttcttccttttgtgtctttcagttcagttcagtcactcagtcgtgtccgactctttgcgatcccatgaatcgcagcatgccaggctccctgtccatcaccaactcccagagttcactcagactcacgtccatcgagtcagtgatgccatccagccatctcatcctctgtcgtccccttctccgcctgcccccaatccctcccagcatcagagtcttttccagtgagtcaactctttgcatgaggtggccaaaggactggagtttcagctttagcatcattccttccaaagaaatcccagggctgatctccttcagaatggactggttggatctccttgcagtccaaggaactctcaagagtcttatccaacaccacagttcaaaaacatcaattctttggcactcagctttcttcacagtctaactctcacatccatacacgaccacaggaaaaaccatagccttaactagacggacctttgttggcaaagtaatgtctctgcttttcaatatgctatctaggttggtcataacttttcttccaaggagtaagagtcttttaatttcatggctgcagtcaccatctgcagtgattttggaggccccccaaaaataaagtctgacactgtttccactttttccccatctatttcccatgaagtgatgggaccagatgccatgatcttcattttctgaatgttgagctttaagccaactttttcactctccactttcaccttaatcaagaggttttttagttcctcttcactttctgccataagggtggtgtcatctgcatatctgaggttattgatatttctcctggcaatcttgattccagcttgtgcttcttccagcccagcgtttctcatgatgtactctgcatataagttaaataagcagggtgacaatatacagccttgacatactccttttcctatttggaaccagtctttagATACTAATTAATGAAATTTAGCATAACTGCAAGTTATGGAATTTGGGTATCTTCATACACCTTCTTAAAGCTTCCTCATTTTGGTGAATGTGAAAGGAAATCTCAACATGCTACCTTTCTCAAATTGAGACATAAATGATAAATTCTCCCCCTCTCTCCACCTATATTATTGTTTTTCATAAatgataattttgatttttttacttcttcatttacAGCTAAGTCACCTAACCATGATGCATCAGTTACTTCAAATGATTTACCAATTATTCTACACTGGAGGTTCATCTTCTGCGTAATTGTTTAACTAGTAGTCCTGTTTGATCTTTAAGTCTGGTGCACAAATAAAGTTACATAAATGCAAATGTTCATATCTCTTAGAAGTAACAGATTATTAGTTTCAGTTATCTTACTATATAGGCAATGACATTCAAAATGCTCTTTTTCTCTGTTACAGAATTTATACACATGTTAAATTTATGTATATGATCCTATTTAATAATTGGTTATATGTTTCTTGAGGAGTCATATACTCTGTCTGGATGCTGTGGTTTGCACTGATATCTTATTTAATAATTCCAGCAACTCAATTGAAAAGCTATTTCTGCCttgtaaaagaagtaaaataaagcaCAGAGAAGTAACTCGTCAGAGGACATGTAGGTTGGCAGTGGTGGAGCTTGAGTGCAAAGTCTCTGCTCATTCTTTTTCAGGCCTGACCATATCATGTATGTTGATTTACCAGCATACCACACGTAGAGTGGatgatgaataaataataacCCAGATAGTTAACGTTTGTGACTTCTTGTGCTTCTAGATAAAGAAGACATTTTTTATGGAGTGGGAGAATCAGACATTCAACCCTGACTTCATCTTGATGGGGATTTTTAATTACACGCCCACTCacatctttctcttctctctggtcCTGGGCATCTTCACAATGGCGCTCTTGGCAAACACTCTCATGGTCCTCGTCATCTATCTGGACACGCggctccacacccccatgtacttcctCCTCAGCCAGCTCTCCCTCATGGACCTCATGGTCATCTGCACCACTGTACCCAAGATGGCCCACAGCTACCTGTCTGGCAGGAAGTCCATTTCTGTAGCAGGATGTGAAGCCCAGATCTTTTTCTATGTGTCCCTATTTGGTGCTGAGTGCTTCTTGTTGGCtgtcatggcctatgaccgctatgttgcCATTTGCTCTCCTCTTCAGTACCACAGTCTCATGAACTGGAAACTTTGTGGACTCCTGGCTGCCTCTTCATGGTTCCTTGGTGCCTTTGATGGGATTGTTGAGTTAGCTGCTACTTTGTCTTTCTCCTATTGTGGATCCCGAGAAATAGCTCAGTTCTTCTGTGATGTCCCAGCACTCCTGCATCTCTCATGCACGGATACTTCCACATTCGAAACACTTATTTTCATCTGTTGTGTAGTAATGCTCCTCCTCCCTTTGTCACTCATCATCATCTCCTACACACGTGTAATTATAACCGTTATTCGCATGAGTTCTGGGGAGGGTCGGCACAAGGCTTTCACCACCTGTACTTCACATCTTATTGTTGTGGGGATGTATTATGGAGCAGCTATGTTCATATATATGAGACCCAATTCTAATCGATCCCCAACCCAGGATAAAATGGTATCGACCTTCTACACCATTCTCACTCCCACGCTGAATCCCCTTATATACAGTCTCCGGAACAAAGATGTGGCCAAAGCATTCAGTAAGGTACTAGGGAAGAGGAAATTTAGAGAACAAATTGGATAATggttgcagggtttttttttctttcctaactcctgtctctctctctggcaagttcatttatttaaatataacaaGATTTAGCAACAAATgtacaaatgtataatttttctaaaatagtcATCACAGTTGATGAACTCTGGGTACACATTTAGTTTATTGATATATTTTGCattcattgaatattcattgtggttttaaataTACTCAATGAAGTTTTTGAGAAGTGAATGATTAAGTCAATAAACAGATATACTCCTATTAATAGAACTAAATAATAAAACTCTTTTAAATGCTTTCCCTTATTTTCACAAAACAGATTCTTATTGAAATTCTTATTCAATGATTTATGTACTGAGTTAAATACCACACTTGTCTATTTCATTTTGTCATTAGTTCTTTCAAAATATGACCTAACCAGAGAGTCATGGATATTTGCTCATTTACCAAAAAACTTATTCTATAATAAATACTACTTATTTTGGCCaaaaagacttttttcttttgtttgactTCTCTAATACACTGAGCATTTGTGTATCTGAAGATTTCTTATAGCGGAGCCACTTATTTCCAGAGTTTTGACAGATGATGCGGTATCATCAACCTATATTTTATAGGGTTTTTTTTGGTATCCTAAAAATCCACTATGGTAtaatgaaatcccagggctgtgAGTCCTACACAGAAATTATGATCTATATCATATTTATGTACTGAACCATGATGGGAATATTGTTATTCTTCATATCAGAACATTACCCTTTGAATGTGTGTAGAAAAGT
This genomic interval from Bos taurus isolate L1 Dominette 01449 registration number 42190680 breed Hereford chromosome 23, ARS-UCD2.0, whole genome shotgun sequence contains the following:
- the OR2M17 gene encoding olfactory receptor family 2 subfamily M member 17; its protein translation is MEWENQTFNPDFILMGIFNYTPTHIFLFSLVLGIFTMALLANTLMVLVIYLDTRLHTPMYFLLSQLSLMDLMVICTTVPKMAHSYLSGRKSISVAGCEAQIFFYVSLFGAECFLLAVMAYDRYVAICSPLQYHSLMNWKLCGLLAASSWFLGAFDGIVELAATLSFSYCGSREIAQFFCDVPALLHLSCTDTSTFETLIFICCVVMLLLPLSLIIISYTRVIITVIRMSSGEGRHKAFTTCTSHLIVVGMYYGAAMFIYMRPNSNRSPTQDKMVSTFYTILTPTLNPLIYSLRNKDVAKAFSKVLGKRKFREQIG